From a region of the Corallococcus coralloides DSM 2259 genome:
- a CDS encoding type VI immunity family protein, translating to MSANLPTLRLHYRDGAVAARDGVVVSFFIPHDHSIVAQACWRALQTYVRAIPPQSLNWYGADDGDVLELDEDGWEVIRKRMVDRPSRLAWHVGLSDLDGGTGGYQFEYHSRRIVLPLCVGSNTAMSFTFPTEFLLDQGPQRMRALVLDLARELPFHFGYASFALASREGSWTAGDWKVLEKYSARYLGLDLPAVASTGKLIGLHALGAHWLTFLGPPLLDRMGGTEALRQALPFPEVSLLPMDQERLLVTLSEWPEAIDIEKEPIPPQYRALACFLKPFMYTSGEDAGIGNYLDRWRRRLCP from the coding sequence ATGAGCGCGAACCTCCCCACCCTTCGTCTCCATTACAGGGATGGCGCGGTCGCGGCCCGTGACGGTGTCGTGGTCTCGTTCTTCATCCCGCATGACCACAGCATCGTGGCGCAGGCATGCTGGCGGGCCTTGCAGACCTACGTTCGAGCCATCCCTCCCCAGTCGCTGAACTGGTACGGCGCGGACGATGGGGATGTCCTTGAGCTGGATGAGGACGGATGGGAGGTCATTCGCAAGCGGATGGTGGACCGGCCCTCCCGCCTGGCCTGGCACGTTGGATTGTCCGACCTGGATGGGGGCACCGGAGGATACCAATTCGAGTACCACAGCAGGCGGATCGTGCTCCCGCTCTGCGTTGGGTCCAACACCGCGATGTCCTTCACGTTCCCGACCGAATTCCTCCTGGACCAGGGACCCCAGCGGATGCGTGCCCTGGTGTTGGACCTGGCTCGGGAACTGCCCTTCCATTTCGGCTACGCGAGCTTCGCCCTCGCCTCTCGAGAGGGCTCCTGGACCGCGGGGGACTGGAAGGTCCTGGAGAAATACTCCGCGCGCTATCTGGGCTTGGACCTGCCCGCTGTCGCCAGCACGGGTAAGCTCATCGGGCTCCACGCCCTGGGCGCGCACTGGCTTACCTTCCTGGGCCCGCCGCTGCTGGACCGGATGGGTGGCACCGAAGCGCTGCGGCAGGCACTGCCGTTCCCGGAGGTCTCCCTGCTCCCCATGGACCAGGAGCGCCTGCTTGTAACCCTGAGCGAATGGCCCGAGGCCATCGACATCGAGAAGGAACCCATTCCGCCCCAGTACCGCGCCCTGGCCTGCTTCCTGAAACCCTTCATGTACACGTCAGGAGAGGACGCCGGGATCGGGAACTACCTGGACCGCTGGCGGCGGCGGCTCTGTCCATGA
- a CDS encoding site-2 protease family protein, with protein MAEALAVSLLTQRCEGCGSELAPRLLTCPSCRKLVHGKRLTQLAADAQAATERGAPMEALTLWREALDLLPPDTAQHAQVTARVTALSQQADAQGLAAPLAEAERKRSGMPKVLASMGAVGLMLWKFKFVLALLLGKGKLLLLGLTKASTLFSMLFAVSVYWTLWGWSFALGLVACIYVHEMGHVASLRRLGMKADAPMFIPGLGAFVRLKQVPVDEREDARVGLAGPIWGSAAAVVVMVAAVLTGWKALGAIAHAATWLNLFNLVPVWQLDGSRGFRALARQQRWVAVAVLGATWFATGENLLLLIAGVAAFRALLTPASETGDRRTLVEYCALVVGLGALGWAAQHWTGAAAAL; from the coding sequence TTGGCTGAGGCGCTCGCGGTATCGCTCCTCACGCAGCGCTGTGAGGGGTGTGGTTCGGAGCTGGCACCCCGGCTGCTCACGTGTCCGTCGTGCCGGAAGCTGGTGCATGGGAAGCGGCTGACGCAGCTGGCGGCGGATGCGCAGGCGGCGACGGAGCGGGGCGCGCCGATGGAGGCCCTGACGCTGTGGCGCGAGGCGCTGGACCTGTTGCCACCGGACACGGCGCAGCACGCGCAGGTGACGGCGCGGGTGACGGCGCTGAGTCAGCAGGCGGATGCGCAGGGGTTGGCGGCGCCGCTGGCGGAGGCGGAGCGCAAGCGTTCGGGGATGCCGAAGGTGTTGGCCAGCATGGGCGCGGTGGGCCTGATGCTGTGGAAGTTCAAGTTCGTGCTGGCGCTGCTGTTGGGCAAGGGGAAGCTGCTGCTGCTCGGGCTCACGAAGGCGAGCACGCTGTTCTCCATGTTGTTCGCGGTGAGCGTGTACTGGACGCTGTGGGGCTGGAGCTTCGCGCTGGGGCTGGTGGCCTGCATCTACGTGCACGAGATGGGGCACGTGGCGTCGCTGCGCCGGCTGGGCATGAAGGCGGACGCGCCCATGTTCATCCCGGGCCTGGGTGCGTTCGTGCGCCTGAAGCAGGTGCCGGTGGATGAGCGCGAGGACGCGCGAGTAGGGCTCGCGGGGCCCATCTGGGGCAGCGCGGCGGCGGTGGTGGTGATGGTGGCGGCGGTGCTGACGGGGTGGAAGGCATTGGGCGCCATCGCGCACGCGGCGACCTGGCTGAACCTGTTCAACCTGGTGCCGGTGTGGCAGCTGGACGGTTCACGAGGGTTCCGGGCCCTGGCGCGACAGCAGCGCTGGGTGGCGGTGGCGGTGCTGGGCGCGACGTGGTTCGCCACGGGAGAGAACCTGTTGCTGCTCATCGCGGGGGTGGCGGCGTTCCGGGCCCTGCTGACGCCCGCGTCGGAGACGGGCGACCGCCGCACGCTGGTGGAGTACTGCGCATTGGTGGTGGGCCTGGGCGCTTTGGGCTGGGCGGCGCAGCACTGGACGGGGGCGGCAGCGGCGCTGTGA
- the dnaN gene encoding DNA polymerase III subunit beta → MEFRIAADELKKALYRAQGIVERKTTMPILANVLLTANKGSITVTAFDLDIGIVSEHPADVSKPGAVTLSAKYVFDIVQNLPDAEVTLKKLANNYVDISSGSAHFKIVGMAAEEYPKLPKEENAPLVQISGNVLLEMIKKTQFAISSDETRYILNGVFFEPQQSGKVRMVATDGHRLSLIEREMSGDFKLKSGVIIPRKGLMELKRLLDEAPDAECHLGFAENSALFKKPGLTMVMRLIDGQFPEYQRVIPKEGEKVVLVPKVRLLEGLKRIALLSADKSNAIRIGLEKGKLLITASNPDLGEARDALDVDYQGNDITIGFNARYLMDVLGVTETDEVSFELGDEHSPGVLHGPGDRSFTAVVMPMRV, encoded by the coding sequence ATGGAATTCCGCATCGCCGCCGACGAGCTGAAGAAGGCCCTCTACCGCGCCCAGGGCATCGTGGAGCGCAAGACGACGATGCCCATCCTCGCCAACGTGCTGCTCACGGCGAACAAGGGCAGCATCACGGTCACGGCCTTCGACCTGGACATCGGCATCGTGTCCGAGCACCCGGCGGACGTGTCCAAGCCGGGCGCCGTCACGCTGAGCGCGAAGTACGTCTTCGACATCGTCCAGAACCTCCCGGACGCGGAGGTCACGCTCAAGAAGCTGGCGAACAACTACGTCGACATCTCCTCCGGCTCCGCGCACTTCAAGATCGTCGGCATGGCCGCCGAGGAGTACCCGAAGCTGCCCAAGGAGGAGAACGCTCCCCTGGTGCAGATCTCCGGCAACGTGCTGCTGGAGATGATCAAGAAGACCCAGTTCGCCATCTCCAGCGACGAGACGCGCTACATCCTCAACGGCGTCTTCTTCGAGCCGCAGCAGAGCGGCAAGGTCCGCATGGTGGCCACGGACGGCCACCGGCTGTCGCTCATCGAGCGCGAGATGTCCGGCGACTTCAAGCTCAAGAGCGGCGTCATCATCCCGCGCAAGGGCCTGATGGAGCTCAAGCGCCTGTTGGACGAGGCCCCGGACGCGGAGTGCCACCTGGGGTTCGCGGAGAACTCGGCGCTGTTCAAGAAGCCGGGCCTCACCATGGTGATGCGCCTCATCGACGGGCAGTTCCCGGAGTACCAGCGCGTCATCCCCAAGGAGGGCGAGAAGGTCGTCCTCGTGCCCAAGGTGCGCCTGCTGGAAGGCCTCAAGCGCATCGCGCTCTTGTCCGCGGACAAGAGCAACGCCATCCGCATCGGCCTGGAGAAGGGCAAGCTGCTCATCACCGCCAGCAACCCGGACCTGGGTGAGGCGCGTGACGCCCTGGACGTGGACTACCAGGGCAACGACATCACCATCGGCTTCAACGCCCGCTACCTCATGGACGTCCTGGGCGTGACGGAGACGGACGAGGTCAGCTTCGAGCTGGGCGACGAGCACAGCCCGGGCGTGCTGCACGGCCCCGGCGACCGCAGCTTCACCGCCGTGGTCATGCCCATGCGCGTCTGA
- a CDS encoding DUF6748 domain-containing protein: MNARSLILSAVLVLGPVACSTPSAPTAQPSSDVSGAEAPADLKRTDVNVPAGAAGEPGTAAPTPSPGDATMTTSTVYIVKDNGKRCFAPPCDHYDLFSADAPDKKLQTLHELDLSAVTGGDDAKLGELMQRASKGGPGLKVEGSLDKRLKAGPAGDAIVLRATRIVG, translated from the coding sequence ATGAACGCCCGCTCCCTGATCCTGTCCGCCGTGCTCGTGCTCGGCCCGGTGGCGTGCAGCACGCCGTCCGCCCCCACCGCGCAGCCGTCCAGCGACGTGTCCGGCGCGGAGGCCCCCGCCGACCTGAAGCGGACCGACGTGAATGTCCCTGCGGGAGCCGCCGGCGAGCCCGGCACGGCCGCCCCCACCCCCTCACCCGGAGACGCCACCATGACCACCAGCACCGTCTACATCGTCAAGGACAACGGGAAGCGCTGCTTCGCGCCGCCCTGCGACCACTACGACCTGTTCAGCGCGGACGCGCCGGACAAGAAGCTCCAGACCCTCCACGAGCTCGACCTGAGCGCCGTCACCGGCGGGGACGACGCGAAGCTGGGGGAGCTCATGCAGCGCGCCTCCAAGGGCGGCCCCGGCCTCAAGGTGGAGGGCTCGCTGGACAAGCGGCTCAAGGCCGGCCCCGCGGGCGACGCCATCGTCCTGCGCGCCACCCGCATCGTCGGCTGA
- a CDS encoding caspase family protein: MRALVILLFALGAATPAHAAEAAAVRRLALLVGVNDGGPERVRLRYAETDAKAFSTVLSELGGVLPQDRVLLTDVDRAGVLAGFDRVRRLAEGVRTAGTRRVEVLLYYSGHSDDEGLLLKGQRLDYGELRRSLEGLPADVRIAVLDSCASGAFARKKGGVSRPAFLVDSAIQVKGHAILTSSSADEASQESDRLGGSFFTHHLLSGLRGAADVTHDGRVTLTEAYQFAFHETLARTERTQGGAQHPNYDIELAGTGDLVMTDLRATTAGLVLTEPLEGRLYVRDAVGTLVVEVQKQSGRPTELGLAPGAYRARREWDGGVSEAAFTLKEGARTPLSPGDFLGVGHEATVMRGGGGGMALSPQGRVQLPVNLSLVPSMSTNTLRVGRAQVENRFALGVVNGGAALGGGLALGLAGNVYDAEVSGLAMALGFNTSGREVSGAQLSLVTNVAGGAVVGAQASLGLNVANGDVDGVGQLALGANVARGALGGVQAALGANVTTSDATGMQLSLGVNHANGTLKGVQFSLGHNSVAKAARGLQGSVLLNRAPSLTGMQLGLINVGGDVSGMQLGLINVADTVHGMQLGLVNVSDEVHGVPVGLVSYEKKGQLHLELFGSDVQLTNLALKFGGKHFYTTLLAGIGPDDRFQRFSLGLGLGGHIPLGSRFWVDVDVAASQVLSTRAPFSSKSNNLLSQARAMLGFQVMPRLAVFAGPTYNVAFMWGESEFSKLTTLPVRSHVINADTRMQRWPGFQVGVRL; encoded by the coding sequence ATGAGAGCGCTCGTCATCCTCCTGTTCGCGCTGGGCGCGGCCACCCCCGCCCATGCCGCCGAAGCCGCCGCCGTGCGCCGGCTGGCCCTGCTCGTGGGCGTCAACGACGGCGGCCCGGAGCGCGTGCGGCTGCGCTACGCGGAGACCGACGCGAAGGCCTTCTCCACGGTGCTGTCGGAGCTGGGCGGCGTGCTGCCCCAGGACCGCGTGCTCCTCACGGACGTGGACCGCGCGGGCGTGCTCGCCGGCTTCGACCGTGTGCGCCGCCTGGCGGAAGGCGTCCGCACCGCGGGGACGCGCCGCGTGGAGGTGCTGCTGTACTACTCCGGCCACTCGGATGACGAAGGGCTGCTGCTCAAGGGCCAGCGCCTGGACTACGGCGAGCTGCGCCGCTCGCTGGAGGGGCTGCCCGCGGACGTACGCATCGCGGTGCTGGACTCGTGCGCGTCCGGTGCGTTCGCGCGCAAGAAGGGCGGCGTCTCGCGGCCCGCGTTCCTGGTGGACTCCGCCATCCAGGTGAAGGGCCACGCCATCCTCACCTCGTCCAGCGCGGACGAGGCGTCGCAGGAGTCGGACCGGCTGGGCGGCTCGTTCTTCACGCACCACCTGCTGTCCGGCCTGCGAGGCGCCGCGGACGTCACCCACGACGGCCGCGTCACCCTCACGGAGGCCTACCAGTTCGCCTTCCACGAAACGCTCGCGCGCACCGAGCGCACGCAGGGCGGCGCGCAGCACCCCAACTACGACATCGAGCTCGCGGGCACCGGCGACCTGGTGATGACCGACCTGCGCGCCACCACCGCGGGCCTGGTCCTCACCGAGCCGCTGGAGGGCCGCCTGTACGTGCGCGACGCGGTGGGCACGCTGGTGGTGGAGGTGCAGAAGCAGTCCGGCCGCCCCACCGAGCTGGGGCTGGCCCCCGGCGCCTACCGCGCGCGGCGCGAGTGGGACGGCGGTGTGTCCGAAGCGGCCTTCACGCTGAAGGAGGGCGCGCGTACGCCCCTGTCCCCGGGTGACTTCCTGGGCGTGGGCCACGAGGCCACCGTGATGCGCGGCGGTGGCGGCGGCATGGCCCTGTCTCCCCAGGGGCGCGTCCAGCTGCCGGTGAACCTGAGCCTGGTGCCGTCGATGAGCACCAACACGCTGCGGGTGGGCCGCGCGCAGGTGGAGAACCGCTTCGCGCTGGGCGTCGTCAACGGCGGCGCGGCGCTGGGCGGCGGGCTGGCGCTGGGCCTGGCGGGCAACGTGTACGACGCGGAGGTGTCCGGCCTGGCCATGGCGCTGGGCTTCAACACGTCCGGCCGCGAGGTGAGCGGCGCGCAGCTGTCCCTGGTCACCAACGTGGCGGGCGGCGCGGTGGTCGGCGCCCAGGCATCGCTGGGGCTCAACGTGGCCAACGGCGACGTGGACGGCGTGGGGCAGCTGGCCCTGGGCGCCAACGTCGCGCGCGGCGCGCTGGGCGGCGTGCAGGCGGCGCTGGGTGCCAACGTCACCACCTCGGACGCCACCGGGATGCAGCTGTCACTGGGTGTCAATCACGCGAACGGCACCCTGAAGGGCGTGCAGTTCTCGCTGGGCCACAACTCCGTGGCGAAGGCCGCGCGGGGCCTCCAGGGGTCGGTGCTGCTCAACCGCGCCCCGTCCCTCACCGGCATGCAGCTGGGGTTGATCAACGTGGGCGGTGACGTGTCCGGCATGCAGCTGGGGTTGATCAACGTCGCGGACACGGTGCACGGCATGCAGCTGGGGCTCGTGAACGTCTCCGACGAGGTGCACGGCGTGCCGGTGGGCCTGGTCTCCTACGAGAAGAAGGGCCAGCTGCACCTGGAGCTGTTCGGCAGCGACGTGCAGCTCACCAACCTGGCGCTGAAGTTCGGAGGCAAGCACTTCTACACGACGCTGCTCGCGGGCATTGGCCCGGACGACCGCTTCCAGCGCTTCAGCCTGGGCCTGGGCCTGGGCGGGCACATCCCGCTGGGCTCGCGCTTCTGGGTGGACGTGGACGTCGCGGCCAGCCAGGTGCTGTCCACGCGAGCCCCGTTCTCCAGCAAGTCCAACAACCTGCTGTCTCAGGCGCGCGCCATGCTGGGCTTCCAGGTGATGCCCCGGCTGGCCGTGTTCGCCGGTCCCACCTACAACGTGGCGTTCATGTGGGGGGAGTCGGAGTTCTCGAAGCTGACCACGCTGCCGGTGCGCTCGCACGTCATCAACGCGGACACGCGCATGCAGCGCTGGCCCGGCTTCCAGGTGGGCGTGCGGCTCTGA
- a CDS encoding RNA polymerase sigma factor, protein MSVDVEAYYRRYGPQVLRRCRFLLRDEEQAVDAMHDVFVQLLRYQAALKDAGPSSLLHQIATRVCLNRLRGAKRRPEDRDDELVLKIAASGDTEARTAARGLLDRLFGRVPASSRDIAVLHLVDGMTLEETAREVGLSVSGVRKRLRALSAVLQELEAA, encoded by the coding sequence GTGTCCGTCGATGTGGAGGCCTATTACCGCCGCTATGGCCCCCAGGTGCTCCGGCGCTGCCGCTTCCTGCTGCGCGACGAGGAACAGGCCGTGGACGCCATGCATGACGTGTTCGTTCAACTGCTGCGCTACCAGGCCGCGCTGAAGGACGCCGGGCCCTCCAGCCTGCTGCATCAGATTGCCACCCGCGTGTGCCTCAACCGCCTTCGCGGCGCGAAGCGGCGCCCCGAGGACCGCGACGATGAGCTGGTGCTGAAAATCGCCGCTTCCGGCGACACCGAGGCGCGCACCGCCGCCCGGGGCCTGCTGGACCGCCTCTTTGGCCGCGTCCCCGCGTCCAGCCGCGACATCGCCGTGCTCCACCTGGTGGACGGCATGACGCTGGAGGAGACCGCCCGCGAAGTGGGCCTGTCCGTGTCCGGAGTGCGCAAGCGCCTCCGGGCCCTGTCCGCTGTCCTGCAGGAGCTGGAGGCCGCATGA
- a CDS encoding cobalamin B12-binding domain-containing protein — MRAGAPGFNGNRNLLTLPRPPPAHVIQTTPAIDTLRARYLAAQLSGNRQEALRLLVDEGLLCGVPLQELHLEVIQAAQYEIGRLWQENVISVAQEHLATAISQYVLAHLYRHLPRDPANGKVVMMACVEGELHEVGARMASDFLEMAGFDVRFLGANMPGDHLARMVRESPPDLLALSISMPFHMPQVREAVRKVRAVSPSLPIAVGGLAFDWGPVLEEELAVSFFGKSVRELVASACRLLGV; from the coding sequence ATGCGGGCGGGCGCTCCAGGGTTTAACGGAAACAGGAACCTCCTTACCCTGCCCCGTCCGCCTCCCGCTCACGTGATCCAAACGACCCCTGCCATCGACACGCTGCGGGCGCGGTACCTGGCCGCGCAGCTCTCCGGAAACCGCCAGGAGGCCCTGCGCCTGCTCGTGGACGAGGGCCTGCTGTGCGGCGTGCCCCTCCAGGAGCTCCACCTGGAGGTCATCCAGGCGGCCCAGTACGAAATCGGCCGGCTCTGGCAGGAGAACGTCATCTCCGTGGCCCAGGAGCACCTGGCCACCGCCATCTCCCAGTACGTCCTGGCCCACCTGTACCGCCACCTGCCTCGCGACCCGGCCAACGGCAAGGTCGTGATGATGGCGTGCGTGGAGGGCGAGCTGCACGAAGTGGGCGCGCGCATGGCCAGCGACTTCCTGGAGATGGCCGGCTTCGACGTGCGCTTCCTCGGCGCCAACATGCCCGGGGATCACCTGGCCCGCATGGTGCGTGAGTCCCCGCCAGACCTGCTGGCCCTCTCCATCTCCATGCCCTTCCACATGCCCCAGGTCCGCGAGGCCGTACGCAAGGTGCGCGCGGTGTCTCCGTCCCTGCCCATCGCCGTGGGCGGGCTCGCCTTTGACTGGGGTCCCGTCCTCGAAGAGGAACTGGCCGTGTCCTTCTTCGGCAAGAGCGTCCGCGAGCTGGTCGCCTCCGCCTGCCGCCTCCTGGGAGTCTGA
- a CDS encoding hybrid sensor histidine kinase/response regulator, whose translation MMKEDDRASGIFESLSRELALACDAQGTVVWRDERAARILGIKPGQALKDLASHGSESKVEKLLVQAREEAVDGWELILQNNHKPATFAFRARPHEGGIALVGSLVPEDYGAALTQVSTTLGELSALHRETERQQHELKRRAEELARLNRELEESNRGVRSLHAALDEKAESLQRASEIKSRVVANVSHEFRTPLHSILGLSKVLLNPLNGSLAPEQEKQVQFIRGSAEALFELVNDLLDLSKVESGKTTLRHSRFVATDFISALRGMTRPLLPPDSTVALNFVEPQEPLELETDEAKLSQVVRNLISNALKFTESGSVTVTAARGPRDTVVFTVKDTGIGIAPENHERVFEEFIQVDSHLQRRVKGTGLGLPLARKLTELLGGTLTVQSRLEEGATFVITLPRVHPEVSEMTGLTQRSETLDPARAPVLVLEDDRQTLFLYEKYLARSGFQVLPVRSVEEARKVMQRVRPAAMVLDVMLEGETSWSFLAEMKNGEQTRDIPVLVVTVTDREQKARALGADEFWLKPVDELRLQKKLTAMARTGPVERVLIIDDDDVHRYLLKQLLKDTQFQLMEAASGRDGVRIAREHAPHLIFLDFVLPDITAFDVLDELKADPRTRDIPIILHTSHQLQEPERQRLARETSAILAKHTLSREVAITRIRDALSKAGLGNRDLREVNPRG comes from the coding sequence ATGATGAAGGAAGACGACCGCGCCTCCGGGATCTTCGAATCCCTCAGCCGCGAGCTGGCGTTGGCCTGCGATGCGCAAGGGACGGTCGTCTGGCGCGATGAGCGCGCGGCGCGCATCCTGGGCATCAAGCCCGGCCAGGCGCTGAAGGACCTGGCCAGCCACGGCAGCGAGAGCAAGGTGGAGAAGCTGCTCGTGCAGGCGCGCGAAGAGGCCGTGGACGGCTGGGAGCTCATCCTCCAGAACAACCACAAGCCCGCGACGTTCGCCTTCCGCGCCCGGCCGCACGAGGGCGGCATCGCGCTGGTGGGCAGCCTGGTGCCGGAGGACTACGGCGCCGCGCTCACCCAGGTGAGCACCACGCTGGGAGAGCTGTCCGCGCTCCACCGCGAGACGGAGCGCCAGCAGCACGAGCTCAAGCGCCGCGCCGAGGAACTGGCCCGCCTCAACCGCGAGCTGGAGGAGTCCAACCGGGGCGTGCGCAGCCTGCACGCCGCCCTGGACGAGAAGGCGGAGAGCCTCCAGCGCGCGTCCGAAATCAAGAGCCGCGTGGTGGCCAACGTGAGCCACGAGTTCCGCACGCCGCTGCACTCCATCCTCGGGCTGTCCAAGGTGCTGCTCAACCCGCTCAACGGCAGCCTCGCGCCGGAGCAGGAGAAGCAGGTCCAGTTCATCCGCGGCTCCGCGGAAGCCCTCTTCGAGTTGGTCAACGACCTCCTGGACCTGTCCAAGGTGGAGTCCGGCAAGACGACGCTGCGCCACAGCCGCTTCGTCGCGACCGACTTCATCAGCGCGCTGCGCGGCATGACGCGGCCCCTGTTGCCGCCGGACTCGACGGTGGCGCTCAACTTCGTGGAGCCGCAGGAGCCCCTGGAGCTGGAGACGGACGAGGCCAAGCTCAGCCAGGTGGTGCGCAACCTCATCTCCAACGCGCTCAAGTTCACCGAGTCCGGCTCCGTCACGGTGACCGCGGCCCGGGGCCCGCGCGACACGGTGGTGTTCACCGTGAAGGACACGGGCATCGGCATCGCGCCGGAGAACCACGAGCGCGTCTTCGAGGAGTTCATCCAGGTGGACAGCCACCTGCAGCGGCGCGTGAAGGGCACCGGCCTGGGCCTGCCCCTGGCGCGCAAGCTGACGGAGCTGTTGGGCGGCACGCTCACCGTGCAGAGCCGGCTGGAGGAAGGCGCCACCTTCGTCATCACCCTGCCGCGCGTCCACCCGGAGGTGTCGGAGATGACGGGGCTCACCCAGCGCAGCGAGACGCTGGACCCCGCGCGCGCCCCGGTGCTGGTGCTGGAGGACGACCGCCAGACGCTCTTCCTCTACGAGAAGTACCTGGCGCGCTCCGGCTTCCAGGTGCTGCCCGTGCGCAGCGTGGAGGAGGCGCGCAAGGTCATGCAGCGCGTGCGCCCCGCGGCCATGGTGCTGGACGTGATGCTGGAGGGCGAGACGAGCTGGAGCTTCCTCGCGGAGATGAAGAACGGCGAGCAGACGCGCGACATCCCCGTGCTCGTCGTCACCGTGACGGACCGCGAGCAGAAGGCGCGCGCCCTGGGCGCGGACGAGTTCTGGCTCAAGCCCGTGGACGAGCTGCGCCTGCAGAAGAAGCTGACGGCGATGGCGCGCACCGGGCCGGTGGAGCGGGTGCTCATCATCGACGACGACGACGTGCACCGCTACCTGCTCAAGCAGCTGCTCAAGGACACGCAGTTCCAGCTGATGGAGGCCGCCAGCGGTCGCGATGGCGTGAGAATCGCCCGCGAGCACGCCCCGCACCTCATCTTCCTGGACTTCGTGCTGCCGGACATCACCGCCTTCGACGTGCTGGACGAGCTGAAGGCGGACCCGCGCACGCGCGACATCCCCATCATCCTGCACACCTCCCACCAGCTGCAGGAGCCGGAGCGCCAGCGGCTGGCGCGCGAGACGTCCGCCATCCTGGCCAAGCACACGCTCAGCCGCGAAGTGGCCATCACCCGCATCCGTGACGCCCTGTCCAAGGCGGGGCTGGGGAACCGGGACCTGCGCGAGGTGAACCCCCGTGGGTGA
- a CDS encoding response regulator, with the protein MGEEARLATVLNVNDDAANRYLVNRILEMSGYHVLEAATGMAALLMAEEHRPDVIVLDVKLPDISGYEVCARLRSNAATAAIAVMHTSATFVTPDKKVQGLEGGADAYLTQPYEPSELIATVRSLLRLRHAEQQARLRTDQLIEMDRRKDEFLAMLAHELRNPLAAIMTAIGILERKAPSDTKEARMHGIIQRQTHHLARLVDDLLDVSRITRGKVELRQEPVSLTATFQQVLAILRPRVESRGLKLEVHLPRAPLWLEGDATRLEQVFTNLVDNAAKYTDEGSVTVELFQEGVDGTAQAVLRVKDTGIGISPEKLPAMFELFAQADTSLERSRGGLGIGLTLVRTLVRMHGGTVEATSGGPGQGSEFVVRLPLLPADRAPLSTGANLLDARRARRILLVEDNSDARQSMRDLLELWGHQVAVAPDGVRGVALALEHAPDLALVDIGLPGMDGFQVARTLRERVGQGLRLVALSGYGDPESYQQALKAGFDVHLTKPVRPADLDRVLSNL; encoded by the coding sequence GTGGGTGAGGAGGCGCGTCTGGCAACGGTCCTCAACGTCAACGACGACGCGGCCAACCGCTACCTGGTCAACCGCATCCTGGAGATGTCCGGCTACCACGTGCTGGAGGCGGCCACCGGCATGGCGGCGCTCCTCATGGCGGAGGAGCACCGCCCGGACGTCATCGTCCTGGACGTGAAGCTGCCGGACATCAGCGGCTATGAGGTCTGCGCGCGGCTGAGGTCCAACGCGGCCACGGCCGCCATCGCGGTGATGCACACGTCCGCGACGTTCGTCACGCCCGACAAGAAGGTGCAGGGCCTGGAGGGCGGCGCGGACGCGTACCTCACCCAGCCCTATGAGCCCTCGGAGCTCATCGCCACGGTGCGCTCGCTCTTGCGCCTGCGCCACGCGGAGCAGCAGGCCCGGCTGCGCACGGATCAGCTCATCGAGATGGACCGGCGCAAGGACGAGTTCCTGGCCATGCTGGCCCACGAGCTGCGAAACCCGCTGGCCGCCATCATGACGGCCATTGGCATCCTGGAGCGCAAGGCGCCCTCGGACACCAAGGAAGCGCGGATGCACGGCATCATCCAGCGCCAGACGCACCACCTGGCGCGGCTGGTGGATGACCTGCTGGACGTCAGCCGCATCACCCGGGGCAAGGTGGAGCTGCGCCAGGAGCCGGTGAGCCTGACGGCCACCTTCCAGCAGGTGCTCGCCATCCTGCGCCCCCGCGTGGAGTCCCGCGGCCTGAAGCTGGAGGTCCACCTGCCACGCGCGCCGCTGTGGCTGGAGGGTGACGCCACGCGCCTGGAGCAGGTCTTCACCAACCTGGTAGACAACGCTGCCAAGTACACGGACGAAGGCAGCGTCACCGTGGAGCTGTTCCAGGAGGGCGTGGACGGCACCGCGCAGGCGGTGCTGCGGGTGAAGGACACCGGCATCGGCATCTCGCCGGAGAAGCTGCCCGCCATGTTCGAGCTGTTCGCCCAGGCGGACACGTCCCTGGAGCGCTCGCGCGGGGGCCTGGGCATTGGCCTCACCCTGGTGCGCACGCTGGTGCGGATGCACGGCGGCACCGTGGAGGCCACCAGCGGCGGCCCGGGCCAGGGCAGCGAGTTCGTGGTGCGGCTGCCCCTGCTGCCCGCGGACCGCGCCCCCCTGTCGACCGGGGCGAACCTCCTGGACGCGCGGCGCGCGCGGCGCATCCTCCTGGTGGAGGACAACTCGGACGCGCGCCAGTCCATGCGCGACCTGCTGGAGCTGTGGGGTCACCAGGTGGCGGTGGCCCCGGACGGCGTGAGGGGCGTGGCGCTGGCCCTGGAGCACGCGCCGGACCTGGCGCTGGTGGACATTGGTCTGCCGGGGATGGACGGCTTCCAGGTGGCCCGGACGCTGCGCGAGCGCGTGGGGCAGGGGCTGCGGCTGGTGGCGCTCAGCGGCTACGGCGACCCGGAGTCCTACCAGCAGGCCCTGAAGGCCGGGTTCGACGTGCACCTCACCAAGCCGGTGCGGCCCGCGGACCTGGACCGGGTCCTGTCGAACCTCTGA